A part of Reinekea thalattae genomic DNA contains:
- a CDS encoding ABC transporter permease subunit has protein sequence MNRSHWLDHTILWVGILFLLTPVWLLIASSTHSTQTILQEGLQFLPGSEGFAAYKTALTKATGFTDTATGYRMLLNSTIMGLGFAIGKILISMMAAYALVYFRIPFAGFLFWIIFSTLLLPLEVRIVPSYDVVSQLGLLNSYTGLIVPLIASATATFYFQQFYKTIPNELLEAAQLDNAGPFRFFFDILVPLSRTMIAAMFIIMFVVGWNQYLWPIMMTTEESYYTIIMGIKNILSVIRESRVPDFNVAFALVVLSLVPPVAVVIIFQRWFIQGLVESEK, from the coding sequence ATGAATCGTTCACATTGGTTAGATCACACCATTCTTTGGGTGGGAATTTTATTTTTATTAACTCCTGTTTGGCTGTTAATTGCTAGCTCAACGCACAGCACGCAAACTATCTTACAAGAAGGCCTGCAGTTTTTACCTGGCAGTGAAGGCTTTGCTGCCTATAAAACAGCTTTAACTAAAGCAACTGGTTTTACTGATACGGCGACCGGTTATCGCATGCTATTAAATTCCACTATCATGGGTTTAGGCTTTGCCATTGGTAAAATTTTAATTTCAATGATGGCTGCTTACGCCTTAGTTTATTTCCGCATTCCATTTGCCGGTTTTTTATTTTGGATTATTTTTAGTACGTTATTATTGCCATTGGAAGTTCGCATTGTACCGTCTTACGATGTGGTCAGTCAGTTAGGTCTACTCAATAGTTATACTGGCCTAATTGTACCGTTAATCGCTTCGGCGACCGCGACTTTTTATTTTCAGCAGTTCTATAAAACCATCCCCAATGAACTTCTCGAAGCTGCCCAATTGGATAATGCTGGACCGTTTCGATTCTTTTTCGACATTTTAGTACCGCTATCAAGAACCATGATTGCGGCCATGTTTATCATCATGTTCGTGGTCGGTTGGAACCAGTATTTATGGCCCATCATGATGACCACAGAAGAATCCTACTACACCATCATTATGGGTATTAAAAATATTTTAAGCGTTATACGTGAAAGCCGTGTACCGGATTTCAACGTCGCCTTTGCATTGGTGGTTTTATCACTCGTGCCACCTGTCGCTGTTGTGATTATTTTCCAGCGCTGGTTTATTCAAGGCTTGGTTGAAAGCGAAAAATAG
- a CDS encoding ABC transporter ATP-binding protein: protein MGALKLNNIEKTYPNGHQAVKGLSLEIEPGEFLVLVGPSGCGKSTILRSIAGLEELSAGEIHIADSRVDDLVPAKRDIAMVFQNYALYPHMSVYKNMAYGLKNRGYSAEDIDSKVTNAAKMLQLSDYLDRKPSQLSGGQRQRVAMGRAMVRNPKLFLFDEPLSNLDARLRAEMRLEIKQLQRNLGTTSVFVTHDQVEAMTLADRLVVLNKGEIQQIGTPKEVYHRPKNIFVATFLGAPSMNLLPVAVNDDKQLILADGQTINLKDDFKALLKPGQSLVLGIRPENIGLAQQNTKNEIDLEFSALLSEELGTSQLLHGIVANEKFTLNIKNFEPTENTELKIFFKGKNIHLFDQNSGLRIN, encoded by the coding sequence ATGGGTGCTTTAAAATTGAATAACATTGAAAAAACTTACCCTAACGGCCATCAAGCAGTTAAGGGGTTGTCACTGGAAATAGAACCGGGTGAATTTCTCGTTTTGGTCGGCCCTTCTGGCTGTGGTAAATCGACCATTTTACGTAGTATTGCTGGCCTAGAAGAACTCAGTGCAGGGGAAATTCATATTGCTGACAGTCGTGTCGATGACTTGGTTCCTGCCAAGCGCGACATCGCCATGGTATTCCAAAATTATGCTCTGTATCCACACATGAGTGTCTATAAAAACATGGCCTATGGTTTAAAAAACCGTGGTTATAGCGCCGAAGATATCGACAGCAAAGTGACCAACGCTGCCAAGATGTTGCAGCTGAGTGACTATCTTGATCGAAAACCGAGTCAGCTTTCTGGTGGTCAACGTCAGCGTGTTGCGATGGGCCGAGCAATGGTGCGCAACCCAAAACTGTTTTTGTTCGACGAACCGCTGTCTAATCTAGACGCTCGCTTACGCGCCGAAATGCGCTTAGAGATAAAACAGCTGCAACGTAACTTAGGTACAACATCGGTGTTTGTCACGCACGATCAGGTAGAAGCGATGACTCTGGCTGATCGTTTGGTGGTATTAAACAAAGGTGAAATCCAACAAATCGGTACACCGAAAGAAGTTTACCATCGCCCAAAAAATATATTTGTAGCGACATTCTTAGGTGCGCCATCGATGAATCTTTTACCGGTTGCCGTCAATGATGATAAGCAACTAATACTTGCTGATGGTCAAACAATTAACTTAAAAGATGATTTTAAAGCTTTGCTCAAACCCGGACAGTCATTAGTTTTAGGTATCCGCCCCGAAAATATAGGACTGGCTCAACAAAATACTAAAAACGAAATAGATTTAGAATTTTCTGCTCTACTTTCAGAAGAACTCGGCACTAGCCAATTACTGCATGGCATCGTTGCCAATGAAAAGTTCACGCTCAATATTAAAAACTTTGAGCCCACTGAAAATACTGAATTAAAGATCTTCTTTAAAGGAAAAAACATTCATTTATTCGATCAGAACAGTGGTTTGCGGATTAACTAA